A stretch of Desulfotalea psychrophila LSv54 DNA encodes these proteins:
- a CDS encoding DHH family phosphoesterase: MVKIPSNLVEAIEQNDKFFLFAHSRPDGDALGSLFGLADILQAQGKKVWCFVEAELPLTYAFLPAADNLIIGSAAAEALLVREGTDCLAIALDCGDVYRLGIFQDIFAKCQYSLVMDHHKSHLPFGDISWVEAALSSTGEMVFELAAKLDMPLSYEAALCLYVAIVSDTGGFRYSSTSARTHVIAGELLALGVLPDQVGSHLYDNWTLSRLQLMQMVLGTLEMNCEGQVASVYVTDEMFAQTGASKEDTGGFVDYPRSIASVKVAIFLKGSEDGSVSVSLRAKGGCDVSLVAEQFGGGGHYNAAGFRLKEINLLQARSRVVTALRAALS, encoded by the coding sequence ATGGTGAAAATTCCTAGTAATTTAGTTGAGGCAATTGAGCAAAATGATAAGTTTTTTCTTTTTGCTCATAGTCGCCCCGACGGTGATGCGCTTGGTTCTCTCTTTGGGCTTGCAGATATTTTGCAGGCCCAGGGGAAGAAGGTGTGGTGTTTTGTGGAGGCAGAGCTTCCGCTGACCTATGCCTTTTTGCCAGCTGCCGATAATTTGATTATTGGATCTGCTGCGGCCGAGGCCCTCCTCGTGCGGGAGGGAACGGATTGCCTTGCCATCGCCCTTGATTGCGGTGATGTTTATCGCCTTGGTATCTTTCAGGATATCTTTGCAAAATGCCAATACTCTCTTGTTATGGATCATCACAAGAGTCATTTACCCTTTGGTGATATCAGTTGGGTTGAGGCAGCTCTTTCTTCGACGGGCGAGATGGTTTTTGAGCTTGCAGCTAAGCTTGATATGCCGTTAAGCTATGAAGCTGCCCTCTGTCTCTATGTTGCCATCGTAAGTGATACGGGTGGCTTTCGTTACAGCAGTACTTCGGCTAGAACCCATGTCATTGCCGGAGAACTTCTGGCGCTCGGTGTCCTTCCGGATCAGGTTGGCAGTCATCTTTACGATAATTGGACCCTTTCCCGCTTGCAGTTGATGCAGATGGTGCTGGGTACTTTGGAGATGAACTGTGAAGGGCAAGTTGCCTCTGTCTATGTGACGGATGAAATGTTTGCGCAAACAGGTGCTAGCAAGGAAGATACAGGTGGTTTTGTTGACTATCCGAGATCTATTGCCTCCGTTAAGGTTGCCATCTTTTTAAAGGGTAGCGAGGACGGAAGTGTTTCTGTCAGTCTTCGGGCCAAGGGCGGTTGTGATGTTTCTCTTGTCGCCGAGCAGTTTGGTGGAGGTGGGCATTATAACGCTGCAGGATTTCGCTTAAAAGAGATAAACCTATTGCAGGCACGATCCAGAGTTGTGACGGCCCTTAGGGCCGCTCTTTCTTAA
- the pnp gene encoding polyribonucleotide nucleotidyltransferase: MFNKVEADIDGKLISIETGKLAKQASGSIVISCGGTVVLVTVVGAKTSNPNVDFLPLTIEYQEKFSAVGRVPGNYFRREIGRPSDQEVLTCRIIDRPLRPLFPEGYRSETQVIATVLSADQVNSPDVLALTGASAALSISHIPFAGPVAGGRIAYIDGKYVLNPTFAELESSSMDLMVACTRNAIVMVEGKADELSEDEILGAIFFAFENLQPLINLQDELQRANGLEKIVVESPVIDAELKAKVVEIAAAGMQKVYTTVDKLERGKVYDDLKKEVVAQLDTEEGLRASEISSLLSDFKKTYLREKTVNTGVRIGGRAWDEIRDISSETEYLPKTHGSALFTRGETQALVTATLGSERDKQRVETLNGETSRRFMLHYNFPPYCVGEARFLRGPSRRDIGHGTLATRGLEAVLPSEEDFPYAIRVVSEILESNGSSSMASVCGGSMAMMDAGVPLKRPVSGIAMGLIKEGEGVAILSDILGDEDHLGDMDFKVVGTCDGITALQMDIKIDGVSRDIMSNALDQAKRGRMHILEEMSKGIAEARAEVVEHAPKYFIHKISQDKIRDIIGPGGKIIKELSAQYDAKIEVDDSGLVKMFVANGALAEALVERVKSITAEVEVGAVYTGKVKTIKDFGAFVEILPGTDGLVHISELALERVKDVTDVVNEGDTIEVKVLDVDNRGRIRLSRKALLG; the protein is encoded by the coding sequence ATGTTTAATAAAGTTGAAGCTGATATTGATGGCAAGCTTATTTCCATTGAAACTGGAAAATTAGCCAAGCAGGCATCTGGATCGATTGTGATCAGTTGTGGTGGTACCGTGGTACTTGTGACCGTGGTTGGCGCCAAGACCAGCAATCCCAATGTTGACTTTTTGCCACTCACCATTGAGTATCAAGAAAAGTTTTCTGCAGTAGGTCGTGTTCCCGGTAACTATTTTCGTCGTGAGATTGGTCGTCCTTCTGACCAAGAGGTGCTTACCTGTCGAATTATTGATCGTCCCCTTCGTCCGCTCTTCCCTGAAGGTTATAGATCAGAGACTCAAGTTATTGCCACCGTACTTTCGGCAGATCAGGTGAACTCACCTGATGTTCTTGCCTTGACCGGTGCTTCAGCGGCACTTTCTATTTCTCATATTCCATTTGCAGGTCCAGTGGCTGGTGGTCGTATTGCCTATATTGATGGTAAATATGTACTTAACCCAACATTCGCAGAGCTTGAATCTTCTTCCATGGATCTGATGGTTGCCTGTACCCGTAACGCTATTGTTATGGTTGAGGGTAAGGCCGACGAACTCAGTGAAGATGAAATTCTTGGCGCTATTTTCTTTGCCTTTGAAAACCTTCAGCCCCTTATCAATCTTCAGGATGAACTCCAACGAGCTAATGGTTTAGAAAAAATCGTTGTTGAGTCCCCTGTGATTGATGCAGAACTTAAGGCAAAGGTTGTTGAGATTGCTGCGGCCGGTATGCAAAAAGTTTATACCACCGTAGACAAGTTGGAGCGTGGTAAGGTTTATGATGATCTGAAGAAAGAAGTTGTGGCTCAGCTTGACACTGAAGAGGGTCTGCGTGCCTCTGAGATCAGCAGCCTTCTCTCTGATTTCAAGAAGACTTATCTGCGTGAAAAGACTGTAAACACAGGCGTGCGTATTGGTGGTCGTGCCTGGGATGAGATTCGTGATATCTCCAGTGAAACAGAATATTTGCCAAAGACCCATGGATCTGCTCTTTTTACCCGTGGTGAGACTCAGGCACTTGTTACTGCAACCCTTGGTAGTGAGCGCGATAAGCAACGTGTTGAGACCCTTAACGGCGAGACTTCTCGTCGTTTTATGCTTCACTATAACTTCCCTCCATACTGTGTTGGCGAGGCTCGTTTCCTTCGTGGTCCTTCCCGACGTGATATTGGTCATGGAACTCTTGCAACCCGTGGCTTAGAGGCTGTTCTTCCAAGTGAAGAAGATTTCCCATATGCAATTCGTGTGGTTTCCGAGATTCTTGAATCTAACGGATCATCGTCTATGGCTTCAGTTTGTGGTGGTAGTATGGCCATGATGGATGCGGGTGTACCCCTTAAGCGTCCTGTTTCCGGTATTGCCATGGGGCTTATCAAGGAAGGCGAGGGTGTTGCTATTCTCTCTGATATCCTTGGTGATGAGGATCACTTGGGCGATATGGATTTCAAAGTGGTTGGTACCTGTGATGGTATTACCGCTCTGCAGATGGATATCAAGATTGACGGTGTTAGCCGTGATATTATGTCCAATGCTCTTGATCAGGCAAAACGTGGTCGTATGCACATCTTGGAAGAGATGAGCAAGGGTATTGCCGAGGCTCGTGCCGAGGTGGTTGAGCATGCGCCTAAGTATTTCATTCATAAGATCAGCCAAGACAAGATTCGTGACATTATTGGACCCGGCGGTAAGATCATCAAAGAGCTTTCTGCACAGTACGATGCAAAAATCGAAGTTGATGACAGCGGTTTGGTAAAAATGTTTGTTGCTAACGGTGCACTTGCCGAGGCCCTTGTGGAGAGAGTAAAATCTATCACTGCAGAGGTAGAGGTTGGAGCGGTATATACCGGAAAGGTTAAGACCATCAAAGACTTTGGTGCCTTTGTAGAGATTCTTCCTGGTACCGATGGATTGGTTCATATCTCTGAGCTTGCCCTTGAGCGAGTTAAGGATGTGACCGATGTTGTCAACGAGGGCGACACCATAGAGGTGAAGGTTCTTGATGTTGATAATCGCGGCCGTATCCGTCTTAGTCGTAAGGCATTGCTCGGTTAA
- a CDS encoding LPS-assembly lipoprotein LptE — protein MKKIAPFLILSILLVIGGCGYHNANVYSGPEKAIFLTEWQNKTSNLSLNSDIYRSLLQWFQKSDKIKVVRTGAEADLILAGEIISISLPSMSYTDRTASEVQVVLQVRYVIKDLATGKILIEVPRESWTEEYYPYAGNSSAPDKESQAIKQIVDDLSKKIYQQTLRKLNSM, from the coding sequence TTGAAAAAAATAGCCCCCTTTCTGATTCTCTCTATCCTTCTTGTCATCGGCGGTTGTGGCTATCATAATGCCAATGTTTACTCTGGCCCTGAAAAGGCTATTTTTCTTACAGAGTGGCAAAACAAGACGAGTAACCTCTCTCTTAATTCAGATATATACCGCTCTCTCTTACAGTGGTTTCAAAAATCTGATAAAATCAAGGTTGTTCGGACAGGAGCCGAGGCTGATCTCATTTTAGCCGGTGAAATTATTTCTATTTCTCTGCCAAGCATGTCCTATACCGATCGAACTGCCTCGGAAGTACAGGTGGTGCTCCAGGTACGCTATGTGATAAAGGATCTGGCAACAGGGAAAATCCTCATTGAAGTGCCAAGAGAGAGCTGGACGGAAGAGTACTATCCCTATGCGGGAAACTCTTCAGCGCCCGACAAGGAGAGTCAAGCAATCAAACAAATTGTCGACGATCTCTCCAAAAAGATCTACCAGCAGACCCTGCGTAAACTCAATAGCATGTAA
- a CDS encoding MBL fold metallo-hydrolase translates to MRFSVLGSGSRGNSVYIESGKTAILIDAGFSGKEIERRLAVIGRSTDCLRAICVTHEHRDHVGGVGVLARRCKMSVWANEGTLLGSEGIIKKIDNIREFETGDILQIGDLELRSFSVMHDSADPVGYIISNGEKTLGYCTDTGYATHLMAKRLSACDGLILEANHDPDLLRMGPYPLQLQQRVRSRQGHLANEESAQFLQDLCHEKLQCTVLAHLSETNNTPQHALRAVAPVAKAWPQMKLHVADQHQPLPMIDLG, encoded by the coding sequence ATGCGTTTTTCTGTACTTGGCAGTGGTAGTCGGGGTAACTCTGTATATATCGAATCTGGTAAAACAGCTATTCTCATTGACGCGGGTTTTTCCGGGAAGGAAATAGAGAGGCGTTTAGCGGTAATTGGCAGGAGCACCGACTGTTTACGGGCCATCTGCGTAACCCATGAACACCGTGACCATGTTGGCGGGGTCGGGGTGCTTGCCAGAAGATGTAAGATGAGTGTCTGGGCAAATGAGGGGACCCTGCTTGGCAGTGAAGGGATAATTAAAAAAATAGATAATATCAGAGAGTTTGAGACAGGAGATATCCTCCAGATCGGTGATTTAGAACTGCGCTCTTTTTCGGTGATGCACGATAGTGCTGATCCTGTGGGCTATATCATAAGCAATGGTGAGAAGACCCTTGGCTACTGTACGGATACCGGTTATGCTACCCATCTCATGGCTAAGCGCCTCTCCGCCTGTGATGGACTGATACTTGAGGCAAATCATGATCCGGATCTCTTGCGTATGGGCCCATACCCCCTGCAGCTCCAGCAGCGGGTGCGATCTCGCCAGGGTCATCTGGCAAATGAGGAGAGTGCTCAGTTTCTTCAGGATCTCTGTCATGAAAAGCTTCAGTGTACGGTGCTTGCTCACCTGAGTGAAACCAATAACACCCCTCAGCATGCCCTGCGAGCAGTCGCTCCGGTGGCAAAGGCCTGGCCGCAGATGAAGCTGCATGTGGCCGATCAGCACCAACCTCTGCCCATGATTGATCTGGGCTGA
- the truB gene encoding tRNA pseudouridine(55) synthase TruB — MEEQDFTAGIFLIDKPVGITSFGVVSRVRRILGMKKVGHAGTLDPFATGLLVVCAGRPATKMISSFMDGEKEYIATLCLGVETETQDPEGAEIARKQVGFLHAETIETCLAGFKGTQMQVPPAYSALKHQGKPLYYYARKGIEVKKDAREITVHEIERLGEGDLEGDHPSLVIRVRCSKGSYIRTLGSDIGKVLGCGAHLTDLRRTKSGFFNVEDALTDVDMLAEDAHERFMKKVLSVESVGKLLQ; from the coding sequence TTGGAAGAACAAGATTTTACAGCAGGAATTTTCCTCATTGATAAACCAGTGGGGATTACTTCTTTTGGTGTAGTAAGCCGGGTACGTCGTATCTTGGGGATGAAAAAGGTTGGCCATGCTGGAACCCTTGATCCCTTTGCCACTGGTTTGTTAGTGGTATGCGCGGGACGTCCTGCGACCAAGATGATCTCTTCCTTTATGGATGGGGAGAAGGAATATATTGCCACCCTCTGTCTTGGGGTTGAAACTGAAACCCAGGATCCGGAAGGGGCAGAAATTGCCAGAAAGCAGGTGGGTTTTTTGCATGCAGAGACCATAGAGACCTGTCTTGCCGGTTTTAAGGGCACTCAGATGCAGGTGCCACCTGCCTATTCAGCTTTAAAGCATCAGGGAAAACCTCTCTACTATTATGCCCGTAAGGGTATTGAAGTAAAAAAAGATGCACGGGAGATAACCGTTCATGAAATTGAGAGGCTGGGCGAAGGAGATCTTGAAGGAGACCATCCTAGCCTGGTAATTCGGGTACGCTGCAGCAAGGGGAGTTATATCAGGACCCTTGGCTCGGATATCGGAAAGGTTCTGGGCTGTGGTGCCCATTTAACTGACCTTCGTCGCACCAAAAGTGGTTTTTTCAATGTTGAAGATGCCCTCACCGATGTCGACATGTTAGCTGAAGATGCTCATGAAAGATTCATGAAAAAAGTTTTATCCGTAGAAAGTGTAGGTAAATTGTTGCAATAA
- the rbfA gene encoding 30S ribosome-binding factor RbfA, with protein MSVWDPKEILDSIGLGKRTEVKRSTRVADAIRKELAVLLLEKIRDPKLQDVGISRVTATDDLTIVKIYYTIYGPHKHVKAVDKAFLAATGFIRSHLARTLNMRYTPNLQFCYDKTAEKVAEIENIFQEIAKERQDNGENS; from the coding sequence ATGAGTGTATGGGATCCTAAAGAAATACTTGATTCCATTGGTCTCGGAAAACGAACCGAAGTTAAGCGTTCAACACGGGTAGCGGATGCAATTCGCAAAGAGCTGGCCGTGTTGTTGCTTGAAAAGATTCGTGACCCGAAGCTGCAAGATGTGGGTATTTCCCGAGTGACAGCGACGGATGATCTTACGATTGTTAAAATTTATTACACAATCTATGGTCCTCATAAACATGTAAAGGCAGTTGATAAGGCCTTTTTGGCGGCAACTGGTTTTATCAGGAGTCACCTTGCTCGGACCTTGAATATGCGATATACACCTAATCTTCAGTTCTGTTATGACAAGACTGCAGAAAAGGTTGCAGAGATAGAAAATATATTCCAAGAAATCGCTAAGGAGCGCCAGGATAATGGTGAAAATTCCTAG
- a CDS encoding hemolysin family protein — translation MHQTLIVAVSLAIFISAICSLCEAVLYTLTASQVEMLKKSGSPAGEQLQQMRADIDEPITAILTLNTIAHTIGAAIAGAAAAKIWGDENVIWFSAIFTLAILIFTEILPKTMGVNFAYKLAPVITYPLQIMIFILKPIVWLCRWVTRLLPNREDDTISGEEIQTIATLSQKSGDIEENEAKVINNIIELKHKIVRNIMTPRTVTFSLNETLTISEAMTMIKRLSSHSRIPVYNVNINNITGIIMRKDILQAAADDRDELPLSQLAKPAHFVPETAPLNRILIDFFDRHQHLFVVVDEYGSMTGVISMEDVIEEIVGQEIVDESDKANDMRELARKRNLARKEERKK, via the coding sequence GTGCATCAAACCCTTATTGTCGCAGTAAGCCTTGCCATTTTCATATCTGCAATCTGCTCTCTCTGCGAAGCAGTGCTCTACACCCTCACCGCCAGCCAGGTTGAAATGCTGAAGAAAAGCGGCTCACCGGCCGGAGAGCAGCTGCAACAGATGCGGGCAGATATTGATGAACCCATCACAGCAATACTCACCCTCAATACAATTGCCCATACTATTGGCGCAGCCATTGCCGGGGCTGCTGCCGCAAAAATTTGGGGCGATGAAAATGTTATCTGGTTCTCAGCAATTTTTACTCTGGCTATTCTTATCTTCACCGAGATACTGCCAAAAACCATGGGGGTAAATTTTGCCTACAAACTGGCCCCAGTCATTACCTATCCCCTACAGATAATGATATTTATATTAAAACCAATTGTTTGGCTATGTCGATGGGTTACCCGTCTTCTGCCAAATCGTGAAGACGACACCATCAGCGGTGAAGAAATTCAAACCATAGCCACTCTTTCCCAAAAATCCGGCGATATAGAGGAGAATGAGGCAAAGGTCATCAATAATATCATTGAGCTCAAACACAAAATTGTTCGTAATATCATGACCCCCCGGACAGTCACCTTTTCCCTCAACGAAACGCTGACCATAAGTGAAGCCATGACCATGATAAAACGACTGAGTAGCCATAGCAGGATACCTGTTTATAACGTTAATATTAACAACATAACAGGAATCATCATGCGAAAGGACATTCTTCAGGCGGCAGCTGACGACAGGGACGAACTGCCACTCTCGCAGCTGGCAAAACCCGCCCATTTTGTCCCGGAGACAGCGCCTCTTAACCGTATTCTCATTGATTTTTTTGATCGCCACCAACACCTCTTCGTCGTCGTCGATGAGTATGGCAGCATGACAGGGGTGATCTCCATGGAGGATGTTATTGAGGAAATTGTCGGTCAGGAGATCGTTGATGAATCCGATAAGGCAAATGATATGCGGGAGCTGGCCAGAAAACGAAACCTGGCCAGAAAAGAGGAGAGAAAAAAATAG
- a CDS encoding GNAT family N-acetyltransferase: MKFRKPEDAELQKKAAALLHRAFPKSKREEDLAEDLRDNEQEFHEWVAIHRNSVIAYIGFSNAYRDGEKCGLHLAPMAVHPDFQGQGVGTDLLHFALRQKEIKDQTIFVLGKPGFFQRFGFQWAELPICPFAQGNKHFSIKNSTGGDYTVDYEPEFY, from the coding sequence ATGAAATTTCGTAAACCAGAAGACGCAGAGCTACAAAAAAAAGCCGCCGCCCTCCTCCACCGGGCATTTCCCAAGAGCAAACGCGAAGAGGATTTGGCAGAAGATCTTCGTGATAATGAGCAAGAGTTTCACGAGTGGGTGGCTATTCACCGCAATAGCGTCATTGCCTATATTGGTTTCAGCAATGCCTACAGGGATGGAGAAAAATGCGGCCTCCACCTTGCCCCCATGGCAGTTCACCCCGATTTTCAGGGTCAGGGAGTGGGAACAGACCTTCTCCATTTTGCCCTACGGCAAAAAGAGATTAAAGACCAGACAATATTTGTCCTCGGCAAGCCGGGATTTTTTCAACGATTTGGTTTTCAGTGGGCCGAGCTCCCCATCTGCCCATTTGCCCAGGGCAACAAACACTTCTCGATCAAAAACAGTACGGGAGGAGACTATACCGTCGACTACGAACCTGAATTTTATTAA
- a CDS encoding leucyl aminopeptidase: MSKTQVVHYEKWQSFAGDLLVFPLGEKPEFSGDMKEIANIYNKLEATGDFSGKDGEAVLLYSSQLKKSICGAERILLLGLGKGDKDSDLQRDLLRQTGGLVAQKAAEIKATEVLVVIPTLAGRKSADTLEPLVEGVLLGDYRFLKYMSKKDAPAPYRGLKVLALSFAGAFDKALERISERAQLAADCGCAARDMAHEPGNGWTPKHFSRYAKKLAKSHSLVCTVLGKKKMKKMGMGGLLGVSQGSKESPQLVVLEYSPENPRKTVLMVGKGLTFDSGGVSLKPGAGMEEMKYDMCGGAAVICAMKAVAEEKPDVRVIAIVPATDNMAGGGALKPGDIISHYGGISSEVVNTDAEGRLILADALAYGVEKYCPDYVLDLATLTGAAIIALGHHHTALVSNSDHLVELATRAGAKAGEPVWRLPLTEEYRKQIKSEVADIKNVGGRPAGTITAAAYLEKFIGDTPWLHFDIAGTAWNFTEKKYIPKGPSGTGTRTLIEFIRSLG; encoded by the coding sequence ATGAGTAAAACCCAGGTAGTACATTATGAAAAATGGCAGAGTTTTGCCGGAGATTTGTTGGTTTTCCCTCTGGGGGAGAAGCCTGAATTTAGCGGTGATATGAAGGAAATTGCTAATATTTATAATAAATTAGAGGCAACCGGAGATTTTTCGGGCAAAGATGGAGAGGCCGTCCTTCTCTACTCATCACAGTTGAAGAAAAGCATCTGTGGGGCAGAGCGTATTCTCTTGCTTGGTCTTGGTAAGGGGGATAAGGACTCTGATTTACAGAGAGATCTGCTTCGGCAAACAGGTGGCCTTGTTGCCCAGAAGGCCGCTGAGATAAAGGCTACTGAGGTGCTGGTGGTAATTCCCACCCTTGCAGGGAGAAAGAGTGCCGATACCCTTGAACCCTTGGTTGAAGGAGTACTCCTGGGCGATTATCGTTTCCTTAAGTATATGAGTAAAAAAGATGCCCCTGCCCCATACAGAGGATTGAAGGTACTTGCTCTCTCTTTTGCCGGTGCCTTTGATAAGGCTTTAGAAAGGATATCTGAACGAGCCCAATTGGCAGCTGACTGTGGTTGTGCTGCCCGTGATATGGCTCATGAGCCGGGTAATGGCTGGACACCAAAGCATTTTTCTCGTTATGCTAAAAAACTTGCCAAATCTCATTCCCTCGTCTGTACCGTTCTCGGTAAGAAGAAGATGAAGAAAATGGGGATGGGTGGTCTCTTGGGGGTGAGTCAGGGCAGTAAGGAGTCGCCTCAGCTTGTTGTTCTGGAGTATAGCCCGGAAAACCCACGTAAAACTGTGCTGATGGTGGGTAAGGGCCTTACCTTTGATTCTGGTGGAGTGAGTTTGAAACCAGGCGCGGGCATGGAGGAGATGAAGTATGATATGTGTGGTGGTGCGGCTGTTATCTGTGCCATGAAGGCTGTGGCAGAAGAAAAACCTGATGTTCGGGTCATAGCTATCGTTCCTGCAACGGATAATATGGCAGGTGGAGGTGCTTTAAAACCAGGTGATATAATTAGTCATTATGGTGGAATAAGCTCGGAGGTGGTGAATACAGATGCCGAGGGGAGATTGATTTTGGCCGATGCCCTGGCCTATGGGGTAGAAAAATATTGCCCCGATTATGTCCTCGATCTGGCAACCTTGACGGGTGCTGCTATTATTGCTCTTGGCCATCATCATACGGCCCTTGTCTCTAATAGTGATCATCTGGTAGAACTTGCCACCAGAGCGGGGGCCAAGGCCGGTGAACCTGTTTGGCGCCTGCCTCTGACCGAGGAATACCGTAAGCAGATCAAGTCCGAGGTGGCAGATATTAAAAATGTGGGTGGCCGTCCTGCTGGCACCATTACCGCCGCTGCCTATTTGGAAAAATTCATAGGTGATACTCCTTGGCTCCATTTTGATATTGCAGGAACTGCCTGGAACTTCACCGAGAAAAAATATATTCCCAAAGGGCCTTCCGGTACAGGAACCAGAACCCTGATTGAATTTATTCGCTCTCTGGGCTAA
- the dut gene encoding dUTP diphosphatase, protein MEKKVEFLWLEGRETETLSLPAYETEGAAGMDVAACLDADCTIEPGDIVLIPTGFALAIPTGYEIQVRPRSGLAIKHGLTVVNAPGTIDADYRGEVGVGLINLGRQAVTIHHGDRIAQLVLAPVLQARWTVVTELEATERGAGGFGHTGV, encoded by the coding sequence ATGGAAAAAAAAGTGGAATTCCTTTGGCTGGAAGGTCGGGAGACAGAGACGCTTTCTCTACCCGCATATGAAACAGAGGGGGCTGCCGGTATGGATGTGGCGGCCTGTTTGGATGCTGATTGTACCATTGAGCCGGGTGATATTGTCCTTATTCCGACGGGTTTTGCCCTTGCCATTCCCACTGGCTATGAAATTCAGGTGCGACCAAGGAGTGGTCTTGCCATAAAGCATGGGCTGACAGTGGTTAATGCACCTGGTACCATAGATGCAGACTATCGTGGTGAGGTCGGGGTGGGGCTGATTAACCTTGGTCGGCAAGCTGTAACCATTCATCATGGTGATCGTATTGCTCAGCTTGTCCTTGCCCCTGTTCTCCAGGCAAGATGGACTGTTGTCACGGAGCTTGAGGCAACGGAGCGTGGTGCCGGTGGCTTTGGCCATACGGGAGTATGA
- the dusB gene encoding tRNA dihydrouridine synthase DusB yields the protein MFTIGPNQFSSPFVLAPLAGYTDLSFRLLCHQFGADYTVSEMISCHGLFYNQQRTLEMLASLPEERPVSFQLFGAEPDIMAKATLILNDFQPDMIDINMGCPVRKVTKKGAGAALMSTPELAYDVIRSVVDNTDIPVTVKFRAGVSSTELNGVEFGLMTERAGAAAVAVHGRTRAQAFSGVADRGIIKEVKEALSIPVIGNGDILSYQDGLDMMAETGCDGVMVGRGALGNPWVFQASGKPANIHGLAAGALQHLLLMERFNPVERVLGLIKNHMSKYFKDMPGSSRLRTAIFTASSFLELKGMITELSNPERAHSLITDIEQKYEIS from the coding sequence ATGTTTACCATTGGCCCCAATCAGTTTTCTTCACCCTTTGTCCTGGCCCCACTTGCAGGTTACACAGATCTCTCCTTCCGACTTCTCTGCCATCAATTTGGGGCAGACTATACCGTCTCTGAAATGATTAGCTGTCATGGACTTTTTTATAACCAACAGAGAACCCTGGAAATGCTTGCCTCACTACCGGAAGAACGTCCTGTCTCCTTCCAACTCTTTGGGGCGGAGCCAGATATCATGGCCAAGGCAACTCTGATACTCAATGATTTTCAGCCTGATATGATTGACATAAATATGGGCTGTCCGGTTCGTAAGGTCACCAAAAAAGGTGCAGGCGCGGCCCTTATGTCCACCCCGGAACTTGCCTACGATGTCATCCGCTCGGTGGTTGACAATACCGACATCCCTGTAACCGTAAAATTTCGGGCAGGGGTGAGCAGCACAGAACTGAACGGTGTAGAGTTTGGCCTTATGACAGAGAGGGCAGGAGCCGCCGCCGTAGCCGTTCACGGCCGAACACGGGCTCAGGCATTTAGCGGAGTGGCCGATCGAGGTATCATCAAAGAGGTCAAAGAGGCCCTCTCCATTCCCGTCATAGGAAATGGAGATATCTTATCCTACCAGGATGGTTTGGATATGATGGCTGAAACAGGTTGTGATGGGGTCATGGTCGGGCGAGGTGCGCTCGGCAATCCATGGGTCTTCCAGGCTAGTGGCAAGCCGGCAAACATCCATGGCCTTGCTGCAGGCGCCCTGCAGCACCTGCTCCTCATGGAAAGATTCAACCCCGTAGAGCGCGTCCTTGGCCTTATCAAGAACCATATGAGCAAATACTTCAAGGATATGCCGGGAAGCTCAAGGCTCCGCACAGCTATCTTTACCGCATCATCCTTTTTAGAACTGAAGGGAATGATCACCGAACTGAGCAATCCCGAAAGAGCTCACTCCCTTATAACTGACATTGAGCAAAAATATGAAATTTCGTAA
- the rpsO gene encoding 30S ribosomal protein S15 yields MAQSAVVKNEIIEKFKTHEGDTGSSEVQIALLTDRIQYLTDHFKTHKKDHHSRQGLLKLVGQRRSLLDYLKKKNVTTYRELIKALGIRK; encoded by the coding sequence GTGGCACAATCAGCAGTTGTAAAAAACGAGATTATTGAGAAGTTCAAGACCCACGAAGGCGATACCGGATCATCTGAAGTACAGATCGCTCTCTTGACCGATCGTATTCAGTACCTGACCGATCACTTCAAGACTCACAAGAAAGATCATCACTCAAGACAAGGTCTGCTTAAGCTTGTTGGCCAACGCAGAAGCCTTCTTGATTATTTGAAGAAAAAAAATGTTACTACATATCGTGAATTGATCAAGGCGCTTGGAATTCGTAAGTAA